One Halalkalicoccus sp. NIPERK01 DNA segment encodes these proteins:
- the mutL gene encoding DNA mismatch repair endonuclease MutL, which yields MSPKGPEIRALDPATVDRIAAGEVVERPASVVKELVENGLDAGATGITVEVDSGGIDRIRVADDGVGMSEEDVRKAVKQHTTSKLRDVSDLERGVDTLGFRGEALYTIGAVSRLAITTKPRGSETGTKLVLAGGEVEACEPAGCPEGTAVEVTDLFYNTPARKKYLKRESTEFDHVNTVVTRYALANPDVRFVLEHNGREVFSTTGQGDLRTAILSVYGREVARAMVPVEGLAEGPLEGLSGYVSDPETTRASPTYVSTFVNGRYVRAKPVRTAVVEAYGTQLAPSRYPFAILDLELPPETVDVNVHPRKMEVRFGEQSAIESQIEETVKETLLDHGLIRSSAPRGRSAPEEAAVAPESTEPDAERTTGGRSEPEAGRSSSASDRAAGTDDRVPAPNRVDGSGAGDRSTGRNGANARGRDADRDRRFSRPTRQTTFGEPDEPDYERLPDLRVLGQVQDTYVVCEADEGLLVVDQHAADERVHYERLREELGGETSTQALVSPVELELTAREAELFDAYEEALAHVGFSATREGRTVRVGTVPAAFDATLPPDLLRDALSACIGGDPGDTVEATVDDLLGDLACYPAVTGNTSLTEGSVADLLAALDGCENPYACPHGRPTVVRIGREELSDRFERDYPGHAERRED from the coding sequence ATGAGTCCCAAGGGACCCGAGATCCGCGCGCTCGACCCCGCGACGGTCGACAGGATCGCCGCAGGCGAGGTGGTCGAGCGGCCCGCCTCGGTCGTGAAGGAACTGGTCGAGAACGGCCTCGACGCCGGCGCCACGGGGATCACCGTCGAGGTCGATTCGGGCGGGATCGACCGGATCCGCGTCGCGGACGACGGGGTCGGGATGAGCGAGGAGGACGTCAGAAAGGCCGTCAAACAGCACACCACGAGCAAGCTCCGGGACGTCTCGGATCTGGAGCGGGGCGTCGACACCCTGGGATTCCGCGGGGAGGCGCTGTACACCATCGGCGCGGTCTCCCGACTGGCGATCACGACCAAACCCCGCGGTTCGGAGACGGGGACGAAACTCGTCCTCGCGGGCGGCGAGGTCGAGGCCTGCGAACCCGCGGGCTGTCCCGAGGGGACCGCCGTCGAGGTGACGGACCTCTTCTACAACACGCCCGCCCGGAAGAAGTACCTCAAGCGCGAGTCGACGGAGTTCGACCACGTCAACACCGTCGTCACGCGGTACGCGCTCGCCAACCCCGACGTGCGGTTCGTCCTCGAACACAACGGTAGAGAAGTGTTCTCGACCACGGGCCAGGGCGACCTGCGCACGGCGATCCTCTCGGTCTACGGCCGGGAGGTCGCCCGCGCGATGGTCCCGGTCGAGGGGCTCGCGGAGGGACCCCTGGAGGGGCTCTCGGGCTACGTGAGCGATCCCGAGACGACGCGCGCGAGTCCGACCTACGTCTCGACGTTCGTCAACGGACGGTACGTCCGCGCGAAGCCGGTCAGGACGGCGGTCGTCGAGGCCTACGGGACCCAGCTCGCGCCGAGTCGCTACCCGTTCGCCATCCTCGACCTCGAACTCCCGCCGGAGACGGTCGACGTGAACGTCCACCCCCGAAAGATGGAGGTCCGCTTCGGCGAGCAGTCGGCGATCGAATCCCAGATCGAGGAGACGGTGAAGGAGACGCTGCTCGATCACGGGTTGATCCGGTCGTCTGCCCCACGGGGCCGTTCGGCCCCGGAGGAGGCGGCGGTCGCGCCTGAGTCGACGGAACCTGACGCCGAGCGCACGACCGGGGGGCGATCCGAACCGGAGGCCGGCCGATCGTCGAGCGCGAGCGATCGAGCGGCGGGGACGGACGACCGTGTTCCCGCCCCGAACCGGGTCGACGGATCGGGCGCGGGGGATCGCTCGACGGGCCGGAACGGAGCGAACGCGCGCGGGCGGGACGCCGACCGCGACCGGCGGTTTTCGCGCCCGACGCGACAGACGACGTTCGGCGAGCCCGACGAACCGGACTACGAGCGCCTGCCCGACCTCCGGGTGCTCGGGCAGGTACAGGACACCTACGTGGTCTGTGAGGCCGACGAAGGGCTCCTCGTCGTCGACCAGCACGCCGCCGACGAGCGGGTCCACTACGAGCGCCTGCGCGAGGAACTCGGGGGCGAGACGAGCACGCAGGCACTCGTCTCGCCGGTCGAACTCGAACTCACGGCCCGCGAGGCAGAACTGTTCGACGCCTACGAGGAGGCGCTCGCCCACGTGGGCTTTTCCGCGACCCGCGAGGGGCGGACGGTTCGCGTCGGAACCGTCCCCGCGGCCTTCGACGCGACGCTCCCGCCGGACCTCCTTCGGGACGCGCTGTCGGCGTGTATCGGCGGCGACCCCGGCGACACCGTCGAGGCGACCGTCGACGACCTCCTCGGTGATCTCGCCTGCTACCCCGCGGTCACGGGCAACACCTCGTTGACCGAGGGCTCGGTCGCCGACCTACTGGCGGCGCTCGACGGCTGTGAGAACCCCTACGCCTGCCCGCACGGCCGGCCGACGGTGGTCCGGATCGGCCGCGA